The following coding sequences lie in one Deinococcus sp. YIM 134068 genomic window:
- a CDS encoding HU family DNA-binding protein: MLPTMTKKSTKAPAKKPAAKASTRTAKAAERTEVDDVATADTGRGGSGKVAKTQLVELVADKTGLTKKQSEEAVSAMLGVVVDAIKGGKSVGLPGLGTLSVKATAARTGVRPGTSEKIQIPAGKKVAFKVASTLKGSLGGADAIVE; the protein is encoded by the coding sequence ATGCTGCCCACCATGACGAAAAAATCAACGAAGGCCCCCGCCAAGAAGCCCGCCGCGAAGGCCTCCACCCGCACGGCCAAAGCCGCCGAGCGCACCGAGGTGGATGATGTCGCCACGGCGGACACCGGGCGCGGCGGCAGCGGCAAGGTCGCCAAGACCCAGCTCGTGGAACTCGTCGCCGACAAGACCGGCCTGACCAAGAAGCAGAGCGAGGAGGCGGTGAGCGCGATGCTCGGCGTCGTCGTGGACGCGATCAAGGGGGGCAAGAGCGTGGGGCTGCCCGGCCTGGGCACCCTGAGCGTCAAGGCCACCGCCGCCCGCACGGGCGTCAGGCCCGGCACGAGCGAGAAGATTCAGATTCCCGCCGGGAAGAAGGTCGCCTTCAAGGTCGCCTCCACCCTCAAGGGATCGCTCGGCGGCGCGGACGCCATCGTGGAGTAA